Proteins encoded by one window of Macaca mulatta isolate MMU2019108-1 chromosome 10, T2T-MMU8v2.0, whole genome shotgun sequence:
- the INPP5J gene encoding phosphatidylinositol 4,5-bisphosphate 5-phosphatase A isoform X3 codes for MEGQSSRGSRRPGTRAGLGPLPMPQGVAQTGAPSKVDSSFQLPAKKNAALGPSEPRLALAPVGPRAAMSASSEGPGLALASPRPILAPLCTPGGQKTAPAHPTSVGQLVMSASAGPKPPPATTGSVLAPTSLGQLVMSPSAGPRSPPATLGPSLAPTSRDQKQEPPASVGPKPTLAASGLSLALASEEQPPELPSTPSPVPSPVLSPSQEQALAPASTASGPASVGQTPARKRDAPAPRPLPASEGHLQPPPQTSGPTGSPPSIQTSPDPRLSPSFRARPEALHSSPEDPVLPRPPQTLPLDEGQGPPEPGNRSPGLLSPTFRPGAPSGQTVPPPLPKPPRSPSRSPSRSPNRSPCVPPAPDMALPRLGTQSTGPGRCLSPNLQAQEAPVPVTTSSSTSALSSSPWSAQPTCRSDPGFRITVVTWNVGTAMPPDDVTSLLHLGGGDDSGGADMIAIGLQEVNSMLNKRLKDALFTDQWSELFMDALAPFNFVLVSSVRMQGVILLLFAKYYHLPFLRDVQTDCTRTGLGGYWGNKGGVSVRLAAFGHMLCFLNCHLPAHMDKAEQRKDNFQTILSLQQFQGPGAQGILDHDLVFWFGDLNFRIESYDLHFVKFAIDSDQLHQLWEKDQLNMAKNTWPILKGFQEGPLNFAPTFKFDVGTNKYDTSAKKRKPAWTDRILWKVKAPGGGPSPSGRKSHRLQVTQHSYRSHMEYTVSDHKPVAAQFLLQFAFRDDMPLVRLEVADEWVRPEQAVVRYRMETVFARSSWDWIGLYRVTFSEESLPKGHGDFILGYYSHNHSILIGVTEPFQISLPSSELASSSTDSSGTSSEGEDDSTLELLAPKSRSPSPGKSKRHRSRSPGLTRFPGLALRPSSRERRGASRSPSPQSRRLSRVAPDRSSHGSSRGSSEEGPSGLPGPWAFPPAVPRSLGLLPALRLETVDPGGGGSWGPDREVLAPNSLSPSPQGHLGLEEGGLGP; via the exons ATGGAGGGCCAGAGCAGCAGGGGCAGCAGGAGGCCAGGGACCCGGGCAGGCCTGGGTCCCCTGCCCATGCCCCAGGGTGTTGCCCAAACTGGGGCACCCTCCAAG GTGGACTCAAGTTTTCAGCTCCCAGCAAAGAAGAACGCAGCCCTAGGACCCTCGGAACCAAGGTTGGCTCTGGCACCTGTAGGGCCACGGGCAGCTATGTCAGCTTCCTCAGAAGGACCGGGGCTGGCTCTGGCATCTCCCCGACCAATCCTGGCTCCACTGTGTACCCCTGGAGGGCAGAAAACAGCTCCTGCCCACCCAACATCTGTGGGCCAGCTGGTGATGTCTGCCTCAGCTGGACCAAAGCCTCCCCCAGCGACCACAGGCTCAGTTCTGGCTCCGACGTCCCTGGGGCAGCTGGTGATGTCTCCCTCAGCGGGGCCAAGATCTCCCCCAGCCACCCTGGGGCCCAGTCTGGCCCCAACCTCCAGAGACCAGAAGCAGGAGCCACCTGCCTCCGTGGGACCCAAGCCAACACTGGCAGCCTCTGGCCTGAGCCTAGCCCTGGCTTCTGAGGAGCAGCCCCCAGAACTCCCCTCCACCCCTTCCCCAGTGCCCAGTCCAGTTCTGTCTCCATCTCAGGAACAGGCCCTGGCTCCAGCATCCACGGCATCAGGCCCAGCCTCTGTGGGACAGACACCAGCTAGAAAGAGGGATGCCCCAGCCCCTAGACCTCTCCCTGCTTCTGAGGGGCATCTCCAGCCTCCACCTCAGACATCTGGTCCTACAGGCTCCCCACCCTCCATCCAAACCTCCCCAGACCCTCGGCTCTCCCCCTCCTTCCGAGCCCGGCCTGAGGCCCTCCACAGCAGCCCTGAGGATCCTGTTTTGCCACGGCCACCCCAGACCTTGCCCTTGGATGAGGGCCAGGGTCCTCCAGAGCCTGGCAACCGCTCCCCTGGACTTCTGTCCCCCACCTTCCGGCCTGGGGCCCCCTCAGGCCAGACTGTGCCCCCACCTCTGCCCAAGCCACCCCGATCACCCAGCCGTTCCCCAAGCCGCTCCCCCAACCGCTCTCCCTGTgttcccccagcccctgacatGGCCCTCCCAAGGCTTGGCACCCAGAGTACAGGGCCTGGCAGGTGCCTGAGCCCCAACCTTCAGGCCCAAGAAGCCCCAGTCCCAGTCACCACCTCCTCTTCTACGTCCGCCCTGTCATCCTCCCCTTGGTCAGCTCAGCCCACCTGCAGGAGCGACCCCGGCTTCCG GATCACTGTGGTCACATGGAACGTGGGCACCGCCATGCCCCCAGACGATGTCACATCCCTCCTCCACCTGGGCGGTGGCGACGACAGCGGTGGCGCAGACATGATCGCCATAGG GTTGCAGGAAGTGAACTCCATGCTCAACAAGCGACTCAAGGACGCCCTCTTCACGGACCAGTGGAGTGAGCTGTTCATGGATGCGCTGGCGCCCTTCAACTTCGTGCTG GTGAGTTCGGTGAGGATGCAGGGTGTCATCCTGCTGCTGTTCGCCAAGTACTACCACCTGCCTTTCCTGCGAGACGTGCAGACCGACTGCACGCGCACTGGCCTGGGCGGCTACTGG GGTAACAAGGGTGGCGTGAGCGTGCGCCTGGCAGCCTTCGGGCACATGCTCTGCTTCCTGAACTGCCACTTGCCCGCACATATGGACAAGGCGGAGCAGCGCAAGGACAACTTCCAGACCATCCTCAGCCTCCAGCAGTTCCAAGGGCCAGGCGCACAGGGCATCCTGGATCATGA CCTCGTATTCTGGTTTGGGGACCTGAACTTCCGCATTGAGAGCTACGACCTGCACTTTGTCAAGTTTGCCATCGACAGTGACCAGCTCCATCAGCTCTGGGAGAAGGACCAG CTCAACATGGCCAAGAACACCTGGCCCATTCTGAAGGGCTTTCAGGAGGGGCCCCTCAACTTCGCTCCCACCTTCAAGTTTGATGTGGGTACCAACAAATACGACACCAG TGCCAAGAAACGGAAGCCAGCTTGGACAGACCGTATCCTGTGGAAGGTCAAGGCTCCAGGTGGGGGTCCCAGCCCCTCAGGACGGAAGAGCCACCGACTCCAGGTGACGCAGCACAGCTACCGCAGCCACATGGAATACACAGTCAGCGACCATAAGCCTGTGGCTGCCCAGTTCCTCCTGCAG TTTGCCTTCAGGGACGACATGCCACTGGTGCGGCTGGAGGTGGCAGATGAGTGGGTGCGGCCCGAGCAGGCGGTGGTGAGGTACCGCATGGAAACAGTGTTCGCCCGCAGCTCCTGGGACTGGATCGGCTTGTACCGG GTAACATTCAGTGAGGAATCACTGCCCAAGGGCCACGGAGACTTCATCCTGGGCTACTACAGCCACAACCACAGCATCCTCATCGGCGTCACTGAACCCTTCCAG ATCTCGCTGCCTTCCTCGGAGTTGGCCAGCAGCAGCACAGACAGCTCAGGCACCAGCTCAGAGGGAGAGGATGACAGCACGCTGGAGCTCCTTGCACCCAAATCCCGCAGCCCCAGTCCTGGCAAGTCCAAGCGACACCGCAGCCGCAGCCCGGGACTGACCAGGTTCCCTGGTCTTGCCCTACGGCCCTCATCCCGTGAACGCCGTGGTGCCAGCCGTAGCCCCTCACCCCAGAGCCGCCGCCTATCCCGGGTGGCTCCTGACAGGAGCAGTCATGGCAGCAGCCGGGGCAGTAGTGAAGAGGGGCCCTCTGGGTTGCCTGGCCCCTGGGCCTTCCCACCAGCTGTGCCTCGAAGCCTGGGCCTGCTGCCCGCTTTGCGCCTAGAGACTGTAGACCCTGGTGGTGGTGGCTCCTGGGGACCTGATCGGGAGGTCTTGGCCCCCAACAGCCTGTCTCCCAGTCCTCAGGGTCATctggggctggaggaaggggGCCTGGGGCCCTGA
- the INPP5J gene encoding phosphatidylinositol 4,5-bisphosphate 5-phosphatase A isoform X10 — MEGQSSRGSRRPGTRAGLGPLPMPQGVAQTGAPSKVDSSFQLPAKKNAALGPSEPRITVVTWNVGTAMPPDDVTSLLHLGGGDDSGGADMIAIGLQEVNSMLNKRLKDALFTDQWSELFMDALAPFNFVLGNKGGVSVRLAAFGHMLCFLNCHLPAHMDKAEQRKDNFQTILSLQQFQGPGAQGILDHDLVFWFGDLNFRIESYDLHFVKFAIDSDQLHQLWEKDQLNMAKNTWPILKGFQEGPLNFAPTFKFDVGTNKYDTSAKKRKPAWTDRILWKVKAPGGGPSPSGRKSHRLQVTQHSYRSHMEYTVSDHKPVAAQFLLQFAFRDDMPLVRLEVADEWVRPEQAVVRYRMETVFARSSWDWIGLYRVGFRHCKDYVAYVWAKHEDVDGNTYQVTFSEESLPKGHGDFILGYYSHNHSILIGVTEPFQISLPSSELASSSTDSSGTSSEGEDDSTLELLAPKSRSPSPGKSKRHRSRSPGLTRFPGLALRPSSRERRGASRSPSPQSRRLSRVAPDRSSHGSSRGSSEEGPSGLPGPWAFPPAVPRSLGLLPALRLETVDPGGGGSWGPDREVLAPNSLSPSPQGHLGLEEGGLGP, encoded by the exons ATGGAGGGCCAGAGCAGCAGGGGCAGCAGGAGGCCAGGGACCCGGGCAGGCCTGGGTCCCCTGCCCATGCCCCAGGGTGTTGCCCAAACTGGGGCACCCTCCAAG GTGGACTCAAGTTTTCAGCTCCCAGCAAAGAAGAACGCAGCCCTAGGACCCTCGGAACCAAG GATCACTGTGGTCACATGGAACGTGGGCACCGCCATGCCCCCAGACGATGTCACATCCCTCCTCCACCTGGGCGGTGGCGACGACAGCGGTGGCGCAGACATGATCGCCATAGG GTTGCAGGAAGTGAACTCCATGCTCAACAAGCGACTCAAGGACGCCCTCTTCACGGACCAGTGGAGTGAGCTGTTCATGGATGCGCTGGCGCCCTTCAACTTCGTGCTG GGTAACAAGGGTGGCGTGAGCGTGCGCCTGGCAGCCTTCGGGCACATGCTCTGCTTCCTGAACTGCCACTTGCCCGCACATATGGACAAGGCGGAGCAGCGCAAGGACAACTTCCAGACCATCCTCAGCCTCCAGCAGTTCCAAGGGCCAGGCGCACAGGGCATCCTGGATCATGA CCTCGTATTCTGGTTTGGGGACCTGAACTTCCGCATTGAGAGCTACGACCTGCACTTTGTCAAGTTTGCCATCGACAGTGACCAGCTCCATCAGCTCTGGGAGAAGGACCAG CTCAACATGGCCAAGAACACCTGGCCCATTCTGAAGGGCTTTCAGGAGGGGCCCCTCAACTTCGCTCCCACCTTCAAGTTTGATGTGGGTACCAACAAATACGACACCAG TGCCAAGAAACGGAAGCCAGCTTGGACAGACCGTATCCTGTGGAAGGTCAAGGCTCCAGGTGGGGGTCCCAGCCCCTCAGGACGGAAGAGCCACCGACTCCAGGTGACGCAGCACAGCTACCGCAGCCACATGGAATACACAGTCAGCGACCATAAGCCTGTGGCTGCCCAGTTCCTCCTGCAG TTTGCCTTCAGGGACGACATGCCACTGGTGCGGCTGGAGGTGGCAGATGAGTGGGTGCGGCCCGAGCAGGCGGTGGTGAGGTACCGCATGGAAACAGTGTTCGCCCGCAGCTCCTGGGACTGGATCGGCTTGTACCGG GTGGGTTTCCGCCATTGCAAGGACTATGTGGCTTATGTCTGGGCCAAACATGAAGATGTGGACGGGAATACCTACCAG GTAACATTCAGTGAGGAATCACTGCCCAAGGGCCACGGAGACTTCATCCTGGGCTACTACAGCCACAACCACAGCATCCTCATCGGCGTCACTGAACCCTTCCAG ATCTCGCTGCCTTCCTCGGAGTTGGCCAGCAGCAGCACAGACAGCTCAGGCACCAGCTCAGAGGGAGAGGATGACAGCACGCTGGAGCTCCTTGCACCCAAATCCCGCAGCCCCAGTCCTGGCAAGTCCAAGCGACACCGCAGCCGCAGCCCGGGACTGACCAGGTTCCCTGGTCTTGCCCTACGGCCCTCATCCCGTGAACGCCGTGGTGCCAGCCGTAGCCCCTCACCCCAGAGCCGCCGCCTATCCCGGGTGGCTCCTGACAGGAGCAGTCATGGCAGCAGCCGGGGCAGTAGTGAAGAGGGGCCCTCTGGGTTGCCTGGCCCCTGGGCCTTCCCACCAGCTGTGCCTCGAAGCCTGGGCCTGCTGCCCGCTTTGCGCCTAGAGACTGTAGACCCTGGTGGTGGTGGCTCCTGGGGACCTGATCGGGAGGTCTTGGCCCCCAACAGCCTGTCTCCCAGTCCTCAGGGTCATctggggctggaggaaggggGCCTGGGGCCCTGA
- the INPP5J gene encoding phosphatidylinositol 4,5-bisphosphate 5-phosphatase A isoform X4 → MEGQSSRGSRRPGTRAGLGPLPMPQGVAQTGAPSKVDSSFQLPAKKNAALGPSEPRLALAPVGPRAAMSASSEGPGLALASPRPILAPLCTPGGQKTAPAHPTSVGQLVMSASAGPKPPPATTGSVLAPTSLGQLVMSPSAGPRSPPATLGPSLAPTSRDQKQEPPASVGPKPTLAASGLSLALASEEQPPELPSTPSPVPSPVLSPSQEQALAPASTASGPASVGQTPARKRDAPAPRPLPASEGHLQPPPQTSGPTGSPPSIQTSPDPRLSPSFRARPEALHSSPEDPVLPRPPQTLPLDEGQGPPEPGNRSPGLLSPTFRPGAPSGQTVPPPLPKPPRSPSRSPSRSPNRSPCVPPAPDMALPRLGTQSTGPGRCLSPNLQAQEAPVPVTTSSSTSALSSSPWSAQPTCRSDPGFRITVVTWNVGTAMPPDDVTSLLHLGGGDDSGGADMIAIGLQEVNSMLNKRLKDALFTDQWSELFMDALAPFNFVLGNKGGVSVRLAAFGHMLCFLNCHLPAHMDKAEQRKDNFQTILSLQQFQGPGAQGILDHDLVFWFGDLNFRIESYDLHFVKFAIDSDQLHQLWEKDQLNMAKNTWPILKGFQEGPLNFAPTFKFDVGTNKYDTSAKKRKPAWTDRILWKVKAPGGGPSPSGRKSHRLQVTQHSYRSHMEYTVSDHKPVAAQFLLQFAFRDDMPLVRLEVADEWVRPEQAVVRYRMETVFARSSWDWIGLYRVGFRHCKDYVAYVWAKHEDVDGNTYQVTFSEESLPKGHGDFILGYYSHNHSILIGVTEPFQISLPSSELASSSTDSSGTSSEGEDDSTLELLAPKSRSPSPGKSKRHRSRSPGLTRFPGLALRPSSRERRGASRSPSPQSRRLSRVAPDRSSHGSSRGSSEEGPSGLPGPWAFPPAVPRSLGLLPALRLETVDPGGGGSWGPDREVLAPNSLSPSPQGHLGLEEGGLGP, encoded by the exons ATGGAGGGCCAGAGCAGCAGGGGCAGCAGGAGGCCAGGGACCCGGGCAGGCCTGGGTCCCCTGCCCATGCCCCAGGGTGTTGCCCAAACTGGGGCACCCTCCAAG GTGGACTCAAGTTTTCAGCTCCCAGCAAAGAAGAACGCAGCCCTAGGACCCTCGGAACCAAGGTTGGCTCTGGCACCTGTAGGGCCACGGGCAGCTATGTCAGCTTCCTCAGAAGGACCGGGGCTGGCTCTGGCATCTCCCCGACCAATCCTGGCTCCACTGTGTACCCCTGGAGGGCAGAAAACAGCTCCTGCCCACCCAACATCTGTGGGCCAGCTGGTGATGTCTGCCTCAGCTGGACCAAAGCCTCCCCCAGCGACCACAGGCTCAGTTCTGGCTCCGACGTCCCTGGGGCAGCTGGTGATGTCTCCCTCAGCGGGGCCAAGATCTCCCCCAGCCACCCTGGGGCCCAGTCTGGCCCCAACCTCCAGAGACCAGAAGCAGGAGCCACCTGCCTCCGTGGGACCCAAGCCAACACTGGCAGCCTCTGGCCTGAGCCTAGCCCTGGCTTCTGAGGAGCAGCCCCCAGAACTCCCCTCCACCCCTTCCCCAGTGCCCAGTCCAGTTCTGTCTCCATCTCAGGAACAGGCCCTGGCTCCAGCATCCACGGCATCAGGCCCAGCCTCTGTGGGACAGACACCAGCTAGAAAGAGGGATGCCCCAGCCCCTAGACCTCTCCCTGCTTCTGAGGGGCATCTCCAGCCTCCACCTCAGACATCTGGTCCTACAGGCTCCCCACCCTCCATCCAAACCTCCCCAGACCCTCGGCTCTCCCCCTCCTTCCGAGCCCGGCCTGAGGCCCTCCACAGCAGCCCTGAGGATCCTGTTTTGCCACGGCCACCCCAGACCTTGCCCTTGGATGAGGGCCAGGGTCCTCCAGAGCCTGGCAACCGCTCCCCTGGACTTCTGTCCCCCACCTTCCGGCCTGGGGCCCCCTCAGGCCAGACTGTGCCCCCACCTCTGCCCAAGCCACCCCGATCACCCAGCCGTTCCCCAAGCCGCTCCCCCAACCGCTCTCCCTGTgttcccccagcccctgacatGGCCCTCCCAAGGCTTGGCACCCAGAGTACAGGGCCTGGCAGGTGCCTGAGCCCCAACCTTCAGGCCCAAGAAGCCCCAGTCCCAGTCACCACCTCCTCTTCTACGTCCGCCCTGTCATCCTCCCCTTGGTCAGCTCAGCCCACCTGCAGGAGCGACCCCGGCTTCCG GATCACTGTGGTCACATGGAACGTGGGCACCGCCATGCCCCCAGACGATGTCACATCCCTCCTCCACCTGGGCGGTGGCGACGACAGCGGTGGCGCAGACATGATCGCCATAGG GTTGCAGGAAGTGAACTCCATGCTCAACAAGCGACTCAAGGACGCCCTCTTCACGGACCAGTGGAGTGAGCTGTTCATGGATGCGCTGGCGCCCTTCAACTTCGTGCTG GGTAACAAGGGTGGCGTGAGCGTGCGCCTGGCAGCCTTCGGGCACATGCTCTGCTTCCTGAACTGCCACTTGCCCGCACATATGGACAAGGCGGAGCAGCGCAAGGACAACTTCCAGACCATCCTCAGCCTCCAGCAGTTCCAAGGGCCAGGCGCACAGGGCATCCTGGATCATGA CCTCGTATTCTGGTTTGGGGACCTGAACTTCCGCATTGAGAGCTACGACCTGCACTTTGTCAAGTTTGCCATCGACAGTGACCAGCTCCATCAGCTCTGGGAGAAGGACCAG CTCAACATGGCCAAGAACACCTGGCCCATTCTGAAGGGCTTTCAGGAGGGGCCCCTCAACTTCGCTCCCACCTTCAAGTTTGATGTGGGTACCAACAAATACGACACCAG TGCCAAGAAACGGAAGCCAGCTTGGACAGACCGTATCCTGTGGAAGGTCAAGGCTCCAGGTGGGGGTCCCAGCCCCTCAGGACGGAAGAGCCACCGACTCCAGGTGACGCAGCACAGCTACCGCAGCCACATGGAATACACAGTCAGCGACCATAAGCCTGTGGCTGCCCAGTTCCTCCTGCAG TTTGCCTTCAGGGACGACATGCCACTGGTGCGGCTGGAGGTGGCAGATGAGTGGGTGCGGCCCGAGCAGGCGGTGGTGAGGTACCGCATGGAAACAGTGTTCGCCCGCAGCTCCTGGGACTGGATCGGCTTGTACCGG GTGGGTTTCCGCCATTGCAAGGACTATGTGGCTTATGTCTGGGCCAAACATGAAGATGTGGACGGGAATACCTACCAG GTAACATTCAGTGAGGAATCACTGCCCAAGGGCCACGGAGACTTCATCCTGGGCTACTACAGCCACAACCACAGCATCCTCATCGGCGTCACTGAACCCTTCCAG ATCTCGCTGCCTTCCTCGGAGTTGGCCAGCAGCAGCACAGACAGCTCAGGCACCAGCTCAGAGGGAGAGGATGACAGCACGCTGGAGCTCCTTGCACCCAAATCCCGCAGCCCCAGTCCTGGCAAGTCCAAGCGACACCGCAGCCGCAGCCCGGGACTGACCAGGTTCCCTGGTCTTGCCCTACGGCCCTCATCCCGTGAACGCCGTGGTGCCAGCCGTAGCCCCTCACCCCAGAGCCGCCGCCTATCCCGGGTGGCTCCTGACAGGAGCAGTCATGGCAGCAGCCGGGGCAGTAGTGAAGAGGGGCCCTCTGGGTTGCCTGGCCCCTGGGCCTTCCCACCAGCTGTGCCTCGAAGCCTGGGCCTGCTGCCCGCTTTGCGCCTAGAGACTGTAGACCCTGGTGGTGGTGGCTCCTGGGGACCTGATCGGGAGGTCTTGGCCCCCAACAGCCTGTCTCCCAGTCCTCAGGGTCATctggggctggaggaaggggGCCTGGGGCCCTGA
- the INPP5J gene encoding phosphatidylinositol 4,5-bisphosphate 5-phosphatase A isoform X5 — translation MEGQSSRGSRRPGTRAGLGPLPMPQGVAQTGAPSKVDSSFQLPAKKNAALGPSEPRLALAPVGPRAAMSASSEGPGLALASPRPILAPLCTPGGQKTAPAHPTSVGQLVMSASAGPKPPPATTGSVLAPTSLGQLVMSPSAGPRSPPATLGPSLAPTSRDQKQEPPASVGPKPTLAASGLSLALASEEQPPELPSTPSPVPSPVLSPSQEQALAPASTASGPASVGQTPARKRDAPAPRPLPASEGHLQPPPQTSGPTGSPPSIQTSPDPRLSPSFRARPEALHSSPEDPVLPRPPQTLPLDEGQGPPEPGNRSPGLLSPTFRPGAPSGQTVPPPLPKPPRSPSRSPSRSPNRSPCVPPAPDMALPRLGTQSTGPGRCLSPNLQAQEAPVPVTTSSSTSALSSSPWSAQPTCRSDPGFRITVVTWNVGTAMPPDDVTSLLHLGGGDDSGGADMIAIGLQEVNSMLNKRLKDALFTDQWSELFMDALAPFNFVLVSSVRMQGVILLLFAKYYHLPFLRDVQTDCTRTGLGGYWGNKGGVSVRLAAFGHMLCFLNCHLPAHMDKAEQRKDNFQTILSLQQFQGPGAQGILDHDLVFWFGDLNFRIESYDLHFVKFAIDSDQLHQLWEKDQLNMAKNTWPILKGFQEGPLNFAPTFKFDVGTNKYDTSAKKRKPAWTDRILWKVKAPGGGPSPSGRKSHRLQVTQHSYRSHMEYTVSDHKPVAAQFLLQVGFRHCKDYVAYVWAKHEDVDGNTYQVTFSEESLPKGHGDFILGYYSHNHSILIGVTEPFQISLPSSELASSSTDSSGTSSEGEDDSTLELLAPKSRSPSPGKSKRHRSRSPGLTRFPGLALRPSSRERRGASRSPSPQSRRLSRVAPDRSSHGSSRGSSEEGPSGLPGPWAFPPAVPRSLGLLPALRLETVDPGGGGSWGPDREVLAPNSLSPSPQGHLGLEEGGLGP, via the exons ATGGAGGGCCAGAGCAGCAGGGGCAGCAGGAGGCCAGGGACCCGGGCAGGCCTGGGTCCCCTGCCCATGCCCCAGGGTGTTGCCCAAACTGGGGCACCCTCCAAG GTGGACTCAAGTTTTCAGCTCCCAGCAAAGAAGAACGCAGCCCTAGGACCCTCGGAACCAAGGTTGGCTCTGGCACCTGTAGGGCCACGGGCAGCTATGTCAGCTTCCTCAGAAGGACCGGGGCTGGCTCTGGCATCTCCCCGACCAATCCTGGCTCCACTGTGTACCCCTGGAGGGCAGAAAACAGCTCCTGCCCACCCAACATCTGTGGGCCAGCTGGTGATGTCTGCCTCAGCTGGACCAAAGCCTCCCCCAGCGACCACAGGCTCAGTTCTGGCTCCGACGTCCCTGGGGCAGCTGGTGATGTCTCCCTCAGCGGGGCCAAGATCTCCCCCAGCCACCCTGGGGCCCAGTCTGGCCCCAACCTCCAGAGACCAGAAGCAGGAGCCACCTGCCTCCGTGGGACCCAAGCCAACACTGGCAGCCTCTGGCCTGAGCCTAGCCCTGGCTTCTGAGGAGCAGCCCCCAGAACTCCCCTCCACCCCTTCCCCAGTGCCCAGTCCAGTTCTGTCTCCATCTCAGGAACAGGCCCTGGCTCCAGCATCCACGGCATCAGGCCCAGCCTCTGTGGGACAGACACCAGCTAGAAAGAGGGATGCCCCAGCCCCTAGACCTCTCCCTGCTTCTGAGGGGCATCTCCAGCCTCCACCTCAGACATCTGGTCCTACAGGCTCCCCACCCTCCATCCAAACCTCCCCAGACCCTCGGCTCTCCCCCTCCTTCCGAGCCCGGCCTGAGGCCCTCCACAGCAGCCCTGAGGATCCTGTTTTGCCACGGCCACCCCAGACCTTGCCCTTGGATGAGGGCCAGGGTCCTCCAGAGCCTGGCAACCGCTCCCCTGGACTTCTGTCCCCCACCTTCCGGCCTGGGGCCCCCTCAGGCCAGACTGTGCCCCCACCTCTGCCCAAGCCACCCCGATCACCCAGCCGTTCCCCAAGCCGCTCCCCCAACCGCTCTCCCTGTgttcccccagcccctgacatGGCCCTCCCAAGGCTTGGCACCCAGAGTACAGGGCCTGGCAGGTGCCTGAGCCCCAACCTTCAGGCCCAAGAAGCCCCAGTCCCAGTCACCACCTCCTCTTCTACGTCCGCCCTGTCATCCTCCCCTTGGTCAGCTCAGCCCACCTGCAGGAGCGACCCCGGCTTCCG GATCACTGTGGTCACATGGAACGTGGGCACCGCCATGCCCCCAGACGATGTCACATCCCTCCTCCACCTGGGCGGTGGCGACGACAGCGGTGGCGCAGACATGATCGCCATAGG GTTGCAGGAAGTGAACTCCATGCTCAACAAGCGACTCAAGGACGCCCTCTTCACGGACCAGTGGAGTGAGCTGTTCATGGATGCGCTGGCGCCCTTCAACTTCGTGCTG GTGAGTTCGGTGAGGATGCAGGGTGTCATCCTGCTGCTGTTCGCCAAGTACTACCACCTGCCTTTCCTGCGAGACGTGCAGACCGACTGCACGCGCACTGGCCTGGGCGGCTACTGG GGTAACAAGGGTGGCGTGAGCGTGCGCCTGGCAGCCTTCGGGCACATGCTCTGCTTCCTGAACTGCCACTTGCCCGCACATATGGACAAGGCGGAGCAGCGCAAGGACAACTTCCAGACCATCCTCAGCCTCCAGCAGTTCCAAGGGCCAGGCGCACAGGGCATCCTGGATCATGA CCTCGTATTCTGGTTTGGGGACCTGAACTTCCGCATTGAGAGCTACGACCTGCACTTTGTCAAGTTTGCCATCGACAGTGACCAGCTCCATCAGCTCTGGGAGAAGGACCAG CTCAACATGGCCAAGAACACCTGGCCCATTCTGAAGGGCTTTCAGGAGGGGCCCCTCAACTTCGCTCCCACCTTCAAGTTTGATGTGGGTACCAACAAATACGACACCAG TGCCAAGAAACGGAAGCCAGCTTGGACAGACCGTATCCTGTGGAAGGTCAAGGCTCCAGGTGGGGGTCCCAGCCCCTCAGGACGGAAGAGCCACCGACTCCAGGTGACGCAGCACAGCTACCGCAGCCACATGGAATACACAGTCAGCGACCATAAGCCTGTGGCTGCCCAGTTCCTCCTGCAG GTGGGTTTCCGCCATTGCAAGGACTATGTGGCTTATGTCTGGGCCAAACATGAAGATGTGGACGGGAATACCTACCAG GTAACATTCAGTGAGGAATCACTGCCCAAGGGCCACGGAGACTTCATCCTGGGCTACTACAGCCACAACCACAGCATCCTCATCGGCGTCACTGAACCCTTCCAG ATCTCGCTGCCTTCCTCGGAGTTGGCCAGCAGCAGCACAGACAGCTCAGGCACCAGCTCAGAGGGAGAGGATGACAGCACGCTGGAGCTCCTTGCACCCAAATCCCGCAGCCCCAGTCCTGGCAAGTCCAAGCGACACCGCAGCCGCAGCCCGGGACTGACCAGGTTCCCTGGTCTTGCCCTACGGCCCTCATCCCGTGAACGCCGTGGTGCCAGCCGTAGCCCCTCACCCCAGAGCCGCCGCCTATCCCGGGTGGCTCCTGACAGGAGCAGTCATGGCAGCAGCCGGGGCAGTAGTGAAGAGGGGCCCTCTGGGTTGCCTGGCCCCTGGGCCTTCCCACCAGCTGTGCCTCGAAGCCTGGGCCTGCTGCCCGCTTTGCGCCTAGAGACTGTAGACCCTGGTGGTGGTGGCTCCTGGGGACCTGATCGGGAGGTCTTGGCCCCCAACAGCCTGTCTCCCAGTCCTCAGGGTCATctggggctggaggaaggggGCCTGGGGCCCTGA